The genomic region GGGCATGCACTGACGAGACCGGCTCAGTCCGCCAGTCCTACTGACGCTCGGCGTAGCTGGCTGCCCATACGGCTGCTGCCATGCCCTCGGGCACGATCCGCTGGAAAGGCGGACTAGCCAGGATCTCGGGCACCGCTTCCCCCAGAAGTTCGGTGGAGCGGCTGTGGGGCAGGCGATGGCTGAGCTGCTGATGCATCCGCAGCAGATACCAGGCTGAGCCCTCCAACCCGGCATTGAATTTCACCCACATCTCCTGATCGCGGCGGGCATCGAGAACCATGTCGCGGGCATTGTGTGCCTTATCGGCGGCGGTCACCAACAGGGAGTCCTCGGGCTTGTGCGCCAGGGCGCCGAGGTAACGGGTCTTGCGCAGCAGCCACGGCTCCTTCTCGCCTGCTGGTGCCTCCTCGCTGGTGTCGGTGCAGTCGCGCACGATGTCGGCCACCGCCACGCCAAAGCGTTCGGCGATTGAGATGTGGCTTTGGCCAGCGTC from Cyanobium sp. Tous-M-B4 harbors:
- a CDS encoding HD domain-containing protein → MPITPRYGDALAWADELHRDQRRKGKAVPYISHQIAVSGLVWEDGGTEDQAIAGLLHDAIEDAGQSHISIAERFGVAVADIVRDCTDTSEEAPAGEKEPWLLRKTRYLGALAHKPEDSLLVTAADKAHNARDMVLDARRDQEMWVKFNAGLEGSAWYLLRMHQQLSHRLPHSRSTELLGEAVPEILASPPFQRIVPEGMAAAVWAASYAERQ